The Aedes aegypti strain LVP_AGWG chromosome 3, AaegL5.0 Primary Assembly, whole genome shotgun sequence genome contains a region encoding:
- the LOC5574445 gene encoding cell wall integrity transcriptional regulator CAS5 isoform X2, translating to MWKLILVQIIAAKPFLENLLIQVAHSLSSSTPDDPSSHVSDFRSQPRADSRSENYEVEPMDDDKNSTVSEQQDESTPTPPTGILSNVKGFRLFPWLRSNNNSTEMYSDIIGNIIGSARERITTAFQRLIAPLQRHRQLYHRQQEEQMQPHEKDAASENLMNPFIRNETSKSTNSSNVAAVVDDESKLFSNTSETPPPEKMNHDESALGDKEISSDAVYQTTENKNNDQVETSSEFVGLALPIEESNQPKVSFHLDSDYAFEANESGIIGPIQAEKGFLAKRLEHISKRLNETRNQFRARTIQAVSSLVPLVQLVAERRRRGRKIVNSLETETTSGGSMMLENYGTAKNNEENNFPLPPHLSRLSSNLLALHPRSKERRAALVFQNAFNNYAQLVINGRNASTGDGNSISNTIEQKDGNDNYSAGGDAGDDGEGGSDANNEDDNDDDADDDDDDDEYGNKDDIGIAGEEVIDNNVSSRASRISATERMNMQSIATVGILILEVFGSIAGLTWGAFNQLQLLFP from the coding sequence GTACAAATAATTGCGGCGAAGCCATTTCTTGAAAACCTGCTGATTCAAGTAGCTCACTCACTTTCATCCTCAACTCCTGACGACCCAAGTTCGCATGTTAGTGATTTTCGCTCCCAGCCTAGGGCGGATTCGCGATCTGAAAATTATGAAGTGGAACCAATGGATGACGACAAAAATAGCACTGTCAGTGAACAACAAGATGAATCGACACCCACACCGCCGACGGGAATCCTTTCCAACGTGAAAGGATTTCGGTTATTTCCGTGGCTGAGGAGCAACAACAATAGCACCGAGATGTATTCCGATATAATTGGCAACATAATTGGATCAGCACGTGAACGGATCACGACTGCCTTTCAGCGTCTTATAGCTCCTTTGCAACGACATCGACAACTGTATCACCGCCAACAAGAAGAACAAATGCAACCACATGAAAAGGATGCTGCAAGCGAAAACTTAATGAATCCATTTATTAGGAATGAAACAAGCAAGAGCACCAACAGTTCAAATGTTGCGGCCGTCGTTGACGATGAGTCCAAATTGTTTTCCAATACAAGCGAAACTCCACCTCCTGAAAAAATGAATCACGACGAATCAGCATTAGGAGACAAAGAAATCTCATCAGATGCAGTTTATCAGACgacggaaaataaaaacaatgacCAAGTTGAAACTAGTTCGGAATTTGTGGGATTAGCATTGCCTATTGAGGAATCTAACCAGCCAAAAGTATCATTTCATCTCGACAGCGATTATGCTTTCGAAGCAAATGAGTCTGGCATTATTGGTCCTATTCAGGCAGAAAAAGGGTTTCTAGCGAAAAGATTAGAACACATCTCCAAGCGGCTAAATGAGACTCGCAATCAATTTCGAGCTAGAACAATACAAGCCGTCTCTTCTCTGGTTCCACTTGTACAACTAGTCGCCGAACGTAGAAGAAGAGGCCGCAAAATCGTCAATTCATTGGAAACAGAAACGACAAGTGGTGGCTCGATGATGCTGGAAAATTATGGCACGgcaaaaaataatgaagaaaataattttcctttaccGCCGCATTTATCTCGTCTGTCTAGTAATTTATTGGCTCTGCATCCCAGGAGTAAGGAACGCCGAGCTGCCCTAGTGTTTCAGAACGCATTCAACAACTATGCTCAACTAGTAATTAATGGTCGAAACGCATCTACAGGCGATGGAAATTCAATCTCGAACACGATTGAACAAAAAGACGGAAATGACAATTATTCTGCTGGCGGGGATGCAGGTGATGATGGCGAGGGCGGAAGCGACGCCAACAACGaggacgacaacgacgacgacgccgacgacgatgatgacgacgatgagTATGGCAACAAGGACGACATTGGAATAGCCGGTGAGGAAGTCATTGATAACAACGTCTCTAGCCGTGCAAGCCGTATTTCAGCCACCGAACGAATGAACATGCAAAGCATAGCAACGGTCGGAATATTAATTCTTGAAGTGTTCGGTTCAATAGCGGGCTTAACCTGGGGTGCATTCAACCAACTACAATTGCTTTTTCCGTAG
- the LOC5574445 gene encoding cell wall integrity transcriptional regulator CAS5 isoform X1, which produces MKATNFILLICMVQIIAAKPFLENLLIQVAHSLSSSTPDDPSSHVSDFRSQPRADSRSENYEVEPMDDDKNSTVSEQQDESTPTPPTGILSNVKGFRLFPWLRSNNNSTEMYSDIIGNIIGSARERITTAFQRLIAPLQRHRQLYHRQQEEQMQPHEKDAASENLMNPFIRNETSKSTNSSNVAAVVDDESKLFSNTSETPPPEKMNHDESALGDKEISSDAVYQTTENKNNDQVETSSEFVGLALPIEESNQPKVSFHLDSDYAFEANESGIIGPIQAEKGFLAKRLEHISKRLNETRNQFRARTIQAVSSLVPLVQLVAERRRRGRKIVNSLETETTSGGSMMLENYGTAKNNEENNFPLPPHLSRLSSNLLALHPRSKERRAALVFQNAFNNYAQLVINGRNASTGDGNSISNTIEQKDGNDNYSAGGDAGDDGEGGSDANNEDDNDDDADDDDDDDEYGNKDDIGIAGEEVIDNNVSSRASRISATERMNMQSIATVGILILEVFGSIAGLTWGAFNQLQLLFP; this is translated from the coding sequence GTACAAATAATTGCGGCGAAGCCATTTCTTGAAAACCTGCTGATTCAAGTAGCTCACTCACTTTCATCCTCAACTCCTGACGACCCAAGTTCGCATGTTAGTGATTTTCGCTCCCAGCCTAGGGCGGATTCGCGATCTGAAAATTATGAAGTGGAACCAATGGATGACGACAAAAATAGCACTGTCAGTGAACAACAAGATGAATCGACACCCACACCGCCGACGGGAATCCTTTCCAACGTGAAAGGATTTCGGTTATTTCCGTGGCTGAGGAGCAACAACAATAGCACCGAGATGTATTCCGATATAATTGGCAACATAATTGGATCAGCACGTGAACGGATCACGACTGCCTTTCAGCGTCTTATAGCTCCTTTGCAACGACATCGACAACTGTATCACCGCCAACAAGAAGAACAAATGCAACCACATGAAAAGGATGCTGCAAGCGAAAACTTAATGAATCCATTTATTAGGAATGAAACAAGCAAGAGCACCAACAGTTCAAATGTTGCGGCCGTCGTTGACGATGAGTCCAAATTGTTTTCCAATACAAGCGAAACTCCACCTCCTGAAAAAATGAATCACGACGAATCAGCATTAGGAGACAAAGAAATCTCATCAGATGCAGTTTATCAGACgacggaaaataaaaacaatgacCAAGTTGAAACTAGTTCGGAATTTGTGGGATTAGCATTGCCTATTGAGGAATCTAACCAGCCAAAAGTATCATTTCATCTCGACAGCGATTATGCTTTCGAAGCAAATGAGTCTGGCATTATTGGTCCTATTCAGGCAGAAAAAGGGTTTCTAGCGAAAAGATTAGAACACATCTCCAAGCGGCTAAATGAGACTCGCAATCAATTTCGAGCTAGAACAATACAAGCCGTCTCTTCTCTGGTTCCACTTGTACAACTAGTCGCCGAACGTAGAAGAAGAGGCCGCAAAATCGTCAATTCATTGGAAACAGAAACGACAAGTGGTGGCTCGATGATGCTGGAAAATTATGGCACGgcaaaaaataatgaagaaaataattttcctttaccGCCGCATTTATCTCGTCTGTCTAGTAATTTATTGGCTCTGCATCCCAGGAGTAAGGAACGCCGAGCTGCCCTAGTGTTTCAGAACGCATTCAACAACTATGCTCAACTAGTAATTAATGGTCGAAACGCATCTACAGGCGATGGAAATTCAATCTCGAACACGATTGAACAAAAAGACGGAAATGACAATTATTCTGCTGGCGGGGATGCAGGTGATGATGGCGAGGGCGGAAGCGACGCCAACAACGaggacgacaacgacgacgacgccgacgacgatgatgacgacgatgagTATGGCAACAAGGACGACATTGGAATAGCCGGTGAGGAAGTCATTGATAACAACGTCTCTAGCCGTGCAAGCCGTATTTCAGCCACCGAACGAATGAACATGCAAAGCATAGCAACGGTCGGAATATTAATTCTTGAAGTGTTCGGTTCAATAGCGGGCTTAACCTGGGGTGCATTCAACCAACTACAATTGCTTTTTCCGTAG
- the LOC5574445 gene encoding cell wall integrity transcriptional regulator CAS5 isoform X3, with product MDDDKNSTVSEQQDESTPTPPTGILSNVKGFRLFPWLRSNNNSTEMYSDIIGNIIGSARERITTAFQRLIAPLQRHRQLYHRQQEEQMQPHEKDAASENLMNPFIRNETSKSTNSSNVAAVVDDESKLFSNTSETPPPEKMNHDESALGDKEISSDAVYQTTENKNNDQVETSSEFVGLALPIEESNQPKVSFHLDSDYAFEANESGIIGPIQAEKGFLAKRLEHISKRLNETRNQFRARTIQAVSSLVPLVQLVAERRRRGRKIVNSLETETTSGGSMMLENYGTAKNNEENNFPLPPHLSRLSSNLLALHPRSKERRAALVFQNAFNNYAQLVINGRNASTGDGNSISNTIEQKDGNDNYSAGGDAGDDGEGGSDANNEDDNDDDADDDDDDDEYGNKDDIGIAGEEVIDNNVSSRASRISATERMNMQSIATVGILILEVFGSIAGLTWGAFNQLQLLFP from the coding sequence ATGGATGACGACAAAAATAGCACTGTCAGTGAACAACAAGATGAATCGACACCCACACCGCCGACGGGAATCCTTTCCAACGTGAAAGGATTTCGGTTATTTCCGTGGCTGAGGAGCAACAACAATAGCACCGAGATGTATTCCGATATAATTGGCAACATAATTGGATCAGCACGTGAACGGATCACGACTGCCTTTCAGCGTCTTATAGCTCCTTTGCAACGACATCGACAACTGTATCACCGCCAACAAGAAGAACAAATGCAACCACATGAAAAGGATGCTGCAAGCGAAAACTTAATGAATCCATTTATTAGGAATGAAACAAGCAAGAGCACCAACAGTTCAAATGTTGCGGCCGTCGTTGACGATGAGTCCAAATTGTTTTCCAATACAAGCGAAACTCCACCTCCTGAAAAAATGAATCACGACGAATCAGCATTAGGAGACAAAGAAATCTCATCAGATGCAGTTTATCAGACgacggaaaataaaaacaatgacCAAGTTGAAACTAGTTCGGAATTTGTGGGATTAGCATTGCCTATTGAGGAATCTAACCAGCCAAAAGTATCATTTCATCTCGACAGCGATTATGCTTTCGAAGCAAATGAGTCTGGCATTATTGGTCCTATTCAGGCAGAAAAAGGGTTTCTAGCGAAAAGATTAGAACACATCTCCAAGCGGCTAAATGAGACTCGCAATCAATTTCGAGCTAGAACAATACAAGCCGTCTCTTCTCTGGTTCCACTTGTACAACTAGTCGCCGAACGTAGAAGAAGAGGCCGCAAAATCGTCAATTCATTGGAAACAGAAACGACAAGTGGTGGCTCGATGATGCTGGAAAATTATGGCACGgcaaaaaataatgaagaaaataattttcctttaccGCCGCATTTATCTCGTCTGTCTAGTAATTTATTGGCTCTGCATCCCAGGAGTAAGGAACGCCGAGCTGCCCTAGTGTTTCAGAACGCATTCAACAACTATGCTCAACTAGTAATTAATGGTCGAAACGCATCTACAGGCGATGGAAATTCAATCTCGAACACGATTGAACAAAAAGACGGAAATGACAATTATTCTGCTGGCGGGGATGCAGGTGATGATGGCGAGGGCGGAAGCGACGCCAACAACGaggacgacaacgacgacgacgccgacgacgatgatgacgacgatgagTATGGCAACAAGGACGACATTGGAATAGCCGGTGAGGAAGTCATTGATAACAACGTCTCTAGCCGTGCAAGCCGTATTTCAGCCACCGAACGAATGAACATGCAAAGCATAGCAACGGTCGGAATATTAATTCTTGAAGTGTTCGGTTCAATAGCGGGCTTAACCTGGGGTGCATTCAACCAACTACAATTGCTTTTTCCGTAG